A part of Pseudomonas sp. HR96 genomic DNA contains:
- a CDS encoding MdtB/MuxB family multidrug efflux RND transporter permease subunit, producing the protein MNISRLFILRPVATTLTMLALVLAGIIAYRLLPVSALPQVDYPTIRVMTLYPGASPQVMTSSVTAPLERQFGQMPGLTQMASTSSGGASVLTLRFSLDINMDVAEQQVQAAINRATNLLPTDLPAPPVYNKVNPADTPVLTLAITSSTLLLPKLNDLVDTRMAQKIAQLSGVGMVSIAGGQRQAVRIRVNPQALAANGLNLSDVRSLIGASNVNQPKGSFDGPERVSMLDANDQMTSPEQYANLILAYNNGAPLRLRDVAQIVDGAENDRLAAWANRNQAVLLNIQRQPGANVIEVVDRIKALLPSITDNLPAGIQVTVLTDRTQTIRASVDDVQHELLLAIALVVMVTFLFLRRFAATLIPSVAVPLSLVGTFAVMYLAGFSINNLTLMALTVATGFVVDDAIVMLENISRHIEEGETPLQAALKGSRQIGFTLLSLTFSLIAVLIPLLFMADVVGRLFREFAITLAVAILISLLVSLTLTPMMCARLLKREPEPHEQGRFYKASGAALDWLVSGYGRALTWVLRHQPLTLLVAVATLVLTVVLYLIVPKGFFPVQDTGVIQGISEAPQAISFKAMSERQQALAAIILEDPAVASLSSYIGVDGDNATLNSGRLLINLKPHAERNLSASQVIQRLQPRVDSLVGMRLYLQPVQDLTIEDRVSRTQYQFSLASPDAELLALWSTRLSDALQRLPQLTDVASDLQDKGLQVYLDIDRDAAKRLGVNVADITNALYDAFGQRQISTIYTQASQYRVVLQSQDADVLGPQALEQIHVKSASGEQVRLSSLGHIEQRQAQLAIAHIGQFPAVMMSFNLAPGVALGEAVELINKARHDIGMPLGVQTQFQGAAAAFQASLSSTLLLVLAAVVTMYIVLGVLYESYIHPITILSTLPSAAVGALLGLLLTGNDLGMIAIIGIILLIGIVKKNAIMMIDFALEAEREQGMDPQTAIFQAALLRFRPILMTTLAALFGAIPLMLASGSGAELRQPLGLVMVGGLLVSQVLTLFTTPVIYLYFDRLGRRWHRRPRAGEAQA; encoded by the coding sequence ATGAACATCTCCCGCCTGTTCATCCTGCGCCCGGTGGCGACCACCCTGACCATGCTCGCCCTGGTGCTGGCCGGGATCATCGCCTACCGACTGCTGCCGGTGTCCGCCTTGCCCCAGGTCGACTACCCGACCATCCGGGTGATGACCCTGTACCCCGGTGCCAGCCCGCAGGTCATGACCAGCTCGGTCACCGCGCCACTGGAGCGTCAGTTCGGGCAGATGCCCGGGCTGACCCAGATGGCCTCGACCAGCTCCGGCGGGGCGTCGGTGCTGACCTTGCGTTTCAGCCTGGACATCAACATGGACGTCGCCGAGCAACAGGTGCAGGCGGCGATCAACCGGGCGACCAACCTGCTGCCTACCGATCTGCCCGCGCCGCCGGTGTACAACAAAGTCAACCCGGCCGACACTCCGGTGCTGACCCTGGCCATCACTTCCAGCACGCTGTTGCTGCCAAAGCTCAACGATCTGGTCGACACGCGCATGGCGCAGAAAATCGCCCAGCTCAGCGGCGTCGGCATGGTCAGCATCGCCGGCGGCCAGCGCCAGGCCGTGCGCATTCGGGTCAACCCCCAGGCGCTGGCGGCCAACGGCCTCAACCTGAGCGACGTGCGCAGCTTGATCGGCGCCTCCAACGTCAACCAGCCCAAAGGCAGTTTCGATGGGCCGGAGCGGGTCTCGATGCTCGATGCCAACGACCAGATGACCTCGCCCGAGCAGTACGCCAACCTCATCCTGGCCTACAACAATGGCGCACCGCTGCGCCTGCGCGATGTCGCACAGATCGTCGACGGCGCCGAGAACGATCGGCTGGCGGCCTGGGCCAACCGCAACCAGGCGGTGCTGCTCAACATCCAGCGCCAGCCTGGGGCCAACGTGATCGAGGTGGTCGACCGGATCAAGGCGCTGCTGCCGTCGATCACCGACAACCTGCCGGCCGGCATCCAGGTGACCGTACTGACCGACCGCACCCAGACCATCCGTGCCTCGGTCGACGACGTGCAGCATGAATTGCTGCTGGCGATCGCGCTGGTGGTGATGGTGACGTTCCTCTTCCTGCGCCGTTTCGCCGCCACCCTGATACCTTCGGTGGCAGTGCCGCTGTCGCTGGTGGGAACCTTTGCGGTGATGTACCTGGCCGGGTTCTCGATCAACAACCTGACCCTGATGGCGCTGACCGTCGCCACCGGCTTCGTGGTGGACGACGCCATTGTCATGCTGGAGAACATCTCGCGGCATATCGAGGAGGGCGAAACGCCGCTGCAGGCCGCCCTCAAAGGCTCGCGGCAGATCGGCTTCACCCTGCTGTCGCTGACCTTCTCGCTGATCGCCGTGCTGATTCCATTGCTGTTCATGGCTGACGTGGTCGGGCGGCTGTTTCGCGAATTCGCCATCACCCTGGCCGTGGCCATCCTGATTTCCCTGCTGGTGTCCCTGACCCTGACGCCGATGATGTGCGCGCGGCTGCTCAAGCGCGAGCCCGAGCCCCATGAACAGGGGCGCTTCTACAAGGCCAGCGGGGCGGCCCTCGACTGGCTGGTCAGCGGCTACGGGCGCGCCCTGACCTGGGTCTTGCGCCATCAGCCGCTGACCTTGCTGGTGGCGGTCGCGACCCTGGTGCTGACGGTGGTGCTGTATCTGATCGTGCCCAAGGGCTTCTTTCCCGTGCAGGACACCGGGGTCATCCAGGGCATCTCCGAGGCGCCCCAGGCCATCTCGTTCAAGGCCATGAGCGAGCGCCAGCAGGCCCTGGCCGCGATCATCCTGGAGGATCCGGCGGTGGCCAGCCTGTCCTCCTACATCGGCGTAGACGGTGACAACGCCACCCTCAACAGTGGCCGCCTGCTGATCAACCTCAAGCCCCACGCCGAGCGCAACCTGAGTGCCAGCCAGGTCATCCAGCGCCTGCAACCGCGGGTCGACAGCCTGGTGGGAATGCGGTTGTACCTGCAGCCGGTACAGGACCTGACCATCGAGGATCGTGTCAGCCGCACCCAGTACCAGTTCAGCCTGGCCTCGCCCGATGCCGAGCTGCTGGCCCTGTGGAGCACTCGCCTGAGCGACGCCCTGCAGCGCCTGCCGCAGCTCACCGATGTGGCCAGCGACCTGCAGGACAAGGGCCTGCAGGTGTACCTGGACATCGACCGCGACGCTGCCAAGCGCCTGGGGGTCAACGTCGCCGACATCACCAATGCGCTGTATGACGCCTTCGGCCAGCGGCAGATCTCCACCATCTACACCCAGGCCAGCCAGTACCGGGTGGTGCTGCAGAGCCAGGATGCCGACGTGCTCGGGCCCCAGGCGCTGGAGCAGATTCACGTCAAGAGTGCCAGTGGCGAGCAGGTGCGGCTGTCCAGCCTGGGGCATATCGAACAGCGGCAGGCGCAGTTGGCGATCGCCCACATCGGTCAGTTTCCCGCAGTGATGATGTCGTTCAACCTCGCTCCGGGCGTGGCGCTGGGCGAAGCGGTCGAGCTGATCAACAAGGCGCGCCACGACATCGGCATGCCGTTGGGCGTGCAGACGCAATTCCAGGGCGCGGCGGCGGCGTTCCAGGCCTCGCTGTCGAGCACGCTGCTACTGGTTCTGGCAGCGGTGGTGACCATGTACATCGTGCTTGGCGTCCTCTATGAGAGCTACATCCATCCGATCACCATTCTCTCGACGCTGCCGTCTGCGGCCGTGGGGGCGCTGCTGGGCCTGCTGCTGACCGGCAATGACCTGGGCATGATCGCGATCATCGGCATCATTCTGCTGATCGGCATCGTCAAGAAAAACGCCATCATGATGATCGACTTCGCCCTCGAGGCCGAGCGCGAGCAGGGCATGGACCCGCAGACGGCGATCTTCCAGGCGGCGTTGCTGCGCTTCCGGCCGATCCTGATGACCACCCTGGCGGCGCTGTTCGGCGCCATTCCGCTGATGCTGGCGAGCGGCTCGGGCGCCGAGCTGCGCCAACCGCTGGGCCTGGTGATGGTCGGCGGCTTGCTGGTCAGCCAGGTGCTGACGCTGTTCACCACGCCGGTCATCTATCTGTACTTCGATCGCCTGGGCCGGCGCTGGCACAGGCGGCCCAGGGCTGGCGAGGCGCAGGCATGA
- a CDS encoding MdtA/MuxA family multidrug efflux RND transporter periplasmic adaptor subunit: MQFSAPRKSIRWLFGLLAVLILTALAWHYWQGRPQASASAKGQQSATRPGFGSSTVATPVRVAAATREDFAIYYKALGTVTATNTINVRSRVAGELVKVAFEEGQRVKAGDLLAQIDPRSYQIALQQAQGTLLQNQAQLKNARLDLQRYQNLFAKDSIAKQTLDTQQALVSQYEGTLKTDEAAVNDARLNLEFTSIRAPISGRVGLRQLDVGNLVAANDTAALVVVTQVQPITVSFTLPETQLTPVLARYRQGAQLPVQAWDRGDRQLQATGVLASVDNQIDTSTGTLKFKARFDNQDEALFPNQFVSVRLLSDTLKQVVVVPSGAVQFGTNGTYAYVMEGDTKVRIRALEVGASDGVRTVVQAGLAVGDRVVLEGTDRLRDGSDVEVVGPAEPGATDAKAAELQGKPAAQVPGQPNKSAE, encoded by the coding sequence ATGCAATTCTCCGCTCCACGCAAATCCATCCGCTGGTTGTTCGGCCTGCTTGCCGTGCTGATCCTGACCGCGTTGGCCTGGCATTACTGGCAGGGGCGGCCGCAAGCTTCGGCATCGGCCAAAGGCCAGCAGTCGGCGACCCGGCCCGGTTTCGGCAGCTCCACGGTCGCTACCCCGGTGCGGGTAGCCGCAGCCACTCGCGAAGATTTCGCCATCTATTACAAGGCGCTGGGTACGGTGACCGCGACCAACACCATCAACGTGCGTAGCCGGGTGGCGGGGGAGCTGGTGAAGGTGGCTTTCGAGGAAGGGCAGAGGGTCAAGGCCGGCGACCTGCTGGCGCAGATCGATCCACGCAGCTACCAGATCGCCCTGCAGCAGGCTCAGGGTACCTTGCTGCAGAACCAGGCCCAGCTGAAGAACGCCCGCCTGGACCTGCAGCGCTACCAGAACCTGTTCGCCAAAGACAGCATCGCCAAGCAGACCCTCGACACCCAGCAGGCCCTGGTCAGCCAATACGAAGGCACCTTGAAAACCGATGAGGCCGCCGTCAACGACGCGCGGCTGAACCTGGAATTCACCAGCATCCGCGCGCCCATCAGCGGACGGGTCGGGCTGCGGCAACTGGACGTCGGCAATCTGGTGGCGGCCAACGACACGGCCGCCCTGGTGGTGGTGACCCAGGTCCAGCCGATCACGGTCAGCTTCACCTTGCCCGAGACGCAGCTGACGCCCGTGCTCGCGCGCTATCGCCAGGGTGCCCAGCTGCCCGTACAGGCCTGGGACCGCGGCGACCGGCAATTGCAGGCCACCGGCGTGCTGGCCAGCGTCGACAACCAAATCGACACCAGCACCGGCACCCTGAAATTCAAGGCGCGCTTCGACAATCAGGATGAGGCGCTGTTTCCCAACCAGTTCGTCAGCGTGCGCCTGCTGTCCGACACGCTCAAGCAGGTGGTGGTGGTGCCCAGCGGCGCCGTGCAGTTTGGCACCAATGGCACCTACGCCTACGTCATGGAGGGCGATACCAAGGTGCGCATACGCGCGCTCGAAGTCGGCGCCAGCGACGGCGTGCGCACGGTGGTCCAGGCCGGTCTGGCGGTGGGCGACCGGGTAGTGCTGGAAGGCACTGACCGGCTGCGCGATGGCAGCGATGTCGAGGTGGTCGGCCCTGCCGAGCCAGGCGCAACCGACGCCAAGGCCGCTGAGCTGCAGGGCAAGCCGGCCGCACAGGTGCCCGGCCAGCCGAACAAAAGCGCCGAATGA
- a CDS encoding efflux RND transporter permease subunit, which translates to MNLSGPFIRRPVATVLLSLAIMLLGGVAFRLLAVSPLPNMDFPVIVISANLAGASPEVMAATVATPLERAFGSIAGITTMTSRSSQGTTRIVLQFELGRDIDGAAREVQAAINASRNLLPSGMRSMPTYSKFNPSQAPVMVLSLTSSTVPKSELYDLASTILGQSLSQVPGVGDVAIGGSSLPAVRVELQPQLLAQYKVPLEDVRLAIANANSRRPMGFVGDAEHSWQVQANDQLEKARDYRPLVIRYSDGAVLRLSDVARVSDAVEDRYNAGFFNDQPAILMVINRQNGANIIETVNQIKAQLPVLQSLLPGGVDLQLAFDRSPVIKATLHEAEMTLLLAVALVILVVFLFLGKVRSALIPTLAVPVALVGTFAAMYLCNFSLNNLSLMALILATGLVVDDAIVVLENVSRHIDEGVPPMEAAYQGAREVGFTLLAMNASLVVVFLSILFVGGIIQELFREFAITLAVAIAISLLVSLTLTPMLCARWLKPHVAGEENRLQRYSRRLNERLVSAYDRSLGWALRHRRLTLLSLLVTIGINFALYVVVPKTLMPQQDTGQLLGFVRGDDGMSFSVMQPKMDIFRQALLADPAVHSVAGYIGGFNSINNGTLMIRLAPLQERGINAQQVIERLRKEMPQVPGARLFMMADQDLQFGGGREQSTAQYQYIIQSGDMGLLRLWYPKIAAMFRGLPQVTAVDAKEGRGAPQVTLVVDRDQAKRLGIDMSTISAVLDNAYSQRQISTIYDSLNQYKVVMELDPLFARDPITLDQVQVITAEGARVPLSAVAHYENSVAADTVSHEGQFASQSINFDLAEGVSLQAASAAIERELARLGLPEEVMVKVAGTGDAFAAAQKTQPLMILGALVVVYLVLGILYESYIHPLTILSTLPSAGVGALLSIYLTGGQFSLISLLGLFLLIGVVKKNAILMIDLALELERQHGLTPLESIHQACLMRLRPILMTTLAAILGAVPLLLSSAEGAEMRHPLGLTIIGGLIVSQILTLYTTPVVYLYLDRLRHRYHHWRGVRTDAALDTAP; encoded by the coding sequence ATGAACCTGTCCGGGCCGTTCATCCGGCGGCCGGTGGCCACGGTGCTGCTGAGCCTGGCGATCATGTTGCTGGGCGGCGTGGCATTTCGCCTGCTGGCAGTGTCACCGCTACCAAACATGGATTTTCCGGTGATCGTGATCTCGGCCAACCTCGCCGGCGCCAGCCCGGAAGTAATGGCCGCCACGGTGGCCACGCCGCTGGAGCGCGCGTTCGGCAGCATCGCCGGCATCACCACCATGACCAGCCGCTCCAGCCAGGGCACCACGCGGATCGTCCTGCAGTTCGAACTGGGCCGTGACATCGACGGCGCCGCCCGCGAGGTGCAGGCGGCCATCAACGCCTCGCGCAACCTGTTGCCCAGCGGCATGCGCAGCATGCCCACCTACAGCAAGTTCAATCCGTCCCAGGCGCCGGTGATGGTGCTCAGCCTGACCTCCAGCACCGTGCCCAAGAGCGAGCTGTACGACCTGGCCTCGACCATCCTCGGCCAAAGCCTGTCACAGGTGCCGGGAGTGGGTGATGTGGCGATCGGCGGCAGTTCGCTGCCGGCGGTGCGGGTCGAGCTGCAGCCGCAGTTGCTGGCGCAGTACAAGGTGCCGCTGGAAGACGTGCGCCTGGCCATCGCCAATGCCAATTCGCGCCGGCCCATGGGTTTCGTCGGCGACGCCGAGCACAGCTGGCAGGTGCAGGCCAACGACCAGCTGGAAAAAGCCCGCGACTACCGGCCCCTGGTCATTCGCTACAGCGATGGCGCGGTGCTGCGCCTGTCCGATGTCGCCCGGGTCAGCGACGCCGTGGAGGACCGTTACAACGCCGGTTTCTTCAACGACCAGCCGGCCATCCTGATGGTGATCAACCGCCAGAACGGTGCCAACATCATCGAGACGGTCAACCAGATCAAGGCGCAGTTGCCGGTGCTGCAATCCCTGCTGCCCGGCGGCGTCGATCTGCAGCTGGCGTTCGATCGCTCGCCGGTGATCAAGGCGACCCTGCACGAAGCCGAGATGACCCTGCTGCTGGCTGTGGCGCTGGTCATCCTGGTGGTGTTCCTGTTCCTCGGCAAGGTGCGCTCGGCACTGATCCCGACCCTGGCGGTGCCGGTAGCGCTGGTCGGCACCTTCGCCGCCATGTACCTGTGCAATTTCTCCCTGAACAACCTGTCGCTGATGGCCTTGATCCTGGCCACCGGGCTGGTGGTCGACGATGCCATCGTGGTGCTGGAGAACGTCTCCCGGCACATCGACGAAGGCGTGCCGCCCATGGAAGCCGCCTACCAGGGCGCGCGCGAGGTGGGCTTCACCTTGCTGGCAATGAACGCCTCGCTGGTGGTGGTATTCCTGTCCATCCTGTTCGTGGGCGGCATCATCCAGGAGCTGTTCCGCGAATTCGCCATCACCCTGGCGGTGGCGATCGCCATCTCGCTGCTGGTGTCGCTGACCCTGACGCCGATGCTCTGCGCACGCTGGCTCAAGCCCCACGTGGCCGGCGAGGAAAACCGCCTGCAGCGCTACAGCCGGCGGCTCAACGAACGTCTGGTCAGCGCCTATGATCGCAGCCTGGGCTGGGCCCTGCGCCACCGCCGGCTGACGCTGCTGAGCCTGCTGGTGACCATCGGCATCAATTTCGCGCTGTACGTGGTGGTGCCCAAGACGCTCATGCCCCAGCAGGACACCGGGCAGCTGCTGGGTTTCGTGCGCGGCGACGACGGCATGTCATTCAGTGTGATGCAGCCCAAGATGGACATCTTCCGCCAGGCCCTGCTGGCCGACCCGGCAGTGCACAGCGTGGCGGGCTACATCGGCGGCTTCAACAGCATCAACAACGGCACCTTGATGATTCGCCTGGCGCCGTTGCAGGAGCGCGGGATCAACGCGCAGCAGGTGATCGAGCGTCTGCGCAAGGAGATGCCCCAAGTTCCCGGCGCCCGGCTGTTCATGATGGCCGATCAGGATCTGCAGTTTGGCGGGGGGCGCGAACAGAGCACCGCGCAGTACCAGTACATCATCCAGAGTGGCGATATGGGCCTGCTGCGCCTCTGGTACCCGAAGATCGCCGCCATGTTCCGCGGCCTGCCCCAGGTGACGGCGGTGGATGCCAAGGAGGGCAGGGGTGCGCCCCAGGTCACCCTGGTGGTCGATCGCGACCAGGCCAAGCGTCTGGGCATCGACATGAGCACCATCAGCGCGGTGCTCGACAACGCCTACAGCCAGCGGCAGATATCCACCATCTACGACAGCCTGAACCAGTACAAGGTGGTGATGGAGCTCGACCCGCTGTTCGCCCGCGACCCCATCACCCTCGACCAGGTGCAGGTCATCACGGCCGAGGGTGCCCGGGTGCCGTTGTCGGCCGTGGCCCATTACGAGAACAGCGTGGCGGCCGACACGGTCAGCCACGAGGGGCAATTCGCCTCGCAGAGCATCAACTTCGACCTCGCCGAAGGCGTGTCGCTGCAGGCGGCTTCGGCCGCCATCGAGCGCGAGCTGGCGCGCCTGGGCCTGCCGGAAGAGGTCATGGTCAAGGTGGCGGGCACCGGCGATGCCTTTGCCGCCGCGCAGAAGACCCAGCCGCTGATGATTCTTGGCGCGCTGGTGGTGGTGTACCTGGTGCTGGGCATACTGTACGAAAGCTATATCCACCCGCTGACCATTCTTTCCACGCTGCCGTCGGCCGGCGTCGGCGCGCTGCTGAGCATCTACCTGACGGGTGGGCAGTTCAGCCTTATCTCCCTGCTGGGCCTGTTCCTGCTGATCGGCGTGGTGAAGAAGAACGCCATCCTGATGATCGACCTGGCCCTGGAGCTCGAACGCCAGCACGGGCTTACGCCCTTGGAGTCGATCCACCAGGCCTGCCTGATGCGCCTGCGGCCGATTCTGATGACCACCCTGGCGGCGATCCTCGGCGCCGTGCCCTTGTTGCTGAGCAGCGCCGAAGGAGCGGAGATGCGTCACCCGCTGGGCTTGACCATCATCGGCGGGCTGATCGTCAGCCAGATCCTTACGCTCTACACCACTCCGGTGGTGTACCTCTATCTCGACCGCCTGCGCCATCGCTACCACCACTGGCGCGGCGTGCGCACCGATGCCGCTCTGGATACCGCACCATGA
- a CDS encoding glycosyltransferase family 2 protein translates to MISHDKVCAFVLNWNGADQTIACMESLKAHCDIPVVIIDNGSKDDSIQRITAYLRAEGDDVLVATEHEIKGIAAQHKRTFIINDGNYGYAGGNNIGLEYALRAGYEYFWILNNDIVLEAGALDGLLKTMEEDPKCGFAASVLVYTNNPNIVQCVGGGTIYPWLGKTKLIGKNANRSELTPGLPSFPKPDYVMGASMLISRAVLEQVGLMEHRYFMYSEELDWQYRAAKAGFSFKVSEHSFAQHGDSGSSKGRSHMFHYYRNRAAIMYNKKFHSFPVWLLSAITLSAITILQNRKSPKNIRYGIKGITEGLSYSWR, encoded by the coding sequence ATGATTAGTCACGACAAAGTGTGTGCCTTTGTACTGAACTGGAACGGTGCCGACCAGACGATTGCCTGCATGGAATCCCTGAAGGCGCACTGCGACATACCGGTGGTCATCATCGACAACGGCTCGAAGGACGACAGCATCCAGCGTATCACCGCCTACCTGCGGGCCGAGGGCGATGACGTGCTGGTCGCCACCGAGCACGAGATCAAAGGCATTGCCGCGCAACACAAGCGCACCTTCATCATCAACGATGGCAACTACGGCTACGCCGGGGGCAACAACATCGGCCTGGAATACGCGCTGCGTGCCGGGTACGAGTACTTCTGGATCCTCAACAATGACATCGTCCTCGAAGCCGGTGCCCTGGATGGGCTGCTCAAAACCATGGAAGAGGACCCCAAGTGCGGTTTTGCCGCTTCGGTGCTGGTATACACCAACAACCCCAACATCGTGCAATGCGTTGGCGGCGGCACCATCTACCCCTGGCTTGGCAAGACCAAGCTGATCGGCAAGAACGCCAATCGTTCGGAGCTGACCCCAGGCCTGCCGAGCTTCCCCAAGCCCGACTACGTAATGGGCGCCTCGATGTTGATCAGCCGCGCCGTGCTGGAGCAGGTCGGCCTGATGGAACACCGCTACTTCATGTACTCCGAAGAGCTGGACTGGCAGTACCGCGCCGCCAAGGCCGGTTTCAGCTTCAAGGTCTCCGAGCACAGCTTCGCCCAGCACGGTGACAGCGGCAGCAGCAAGGGCCGCAGTCACATGTTCCATTACTACCGCAACCGTGCAGCGATCATGTACAACAAGAAGTTCCACTCCTTCCCGGTGTGGTTGCTGTCCGCGATCACGCTGTCGGCGATTACCATTCTGCAGAATCGCAAGAGCCCGAAGAACATTCGTTACGGGATCAAGGGTATTACCGAAGGGCTGTCCTATTCCTGGAGATAA
- a CDS encoding DUF1652 domain-containing protein, with product MLPIGLSALELRNIVECAFLPLHCTCSTADNATLSVDISDPQTGKVHLLKTGIAPERLASSRGICNLIAELRTELTAEQAALVEPVTHAQRQVRYA from the coding sequence ATGTTACCGATTGGACTATCAGCGCTGGAACTTCGCAATATAGTCGAATGCGCTTTCCTGCCCTTGCATTGCACCTGCTCGACGGCTGACAACGCCACGCTCAGCGTGGACATCAGCGACCCGCAGACCGGCAAGGTTCACCTGCTCAAGACCGGTATCGCCCCGGAGCGGCTGGCCAGCAGCCGGGGCATCTGCAACCTGATTGCCGAGTTGCGTACCGAACTGACCGCCGAGCAGGCGGCGCTGGTCGAGCCGGTGACCCATGCCCAGCGTCAAGTGCGCTACGCCTGA
- the tpx gene encoding thiol peroxidase, translating to MTQVTHRGNPITINGQLPAAGAKAPAFDLVGKGLSSVTLESLKGKRKILNIFPSIDTPTCATSVRTFNKQASGLNNTVVLCISADLPFAQDRFCGAEGLENVSNLSTFRAPTFASDYGVQITSGALQGLTARAVVVLDEEDKVLHSELVAEIGQEPNYEAALAVLK from the coding sequence ATGACTCAGGTCACACATCGCGGCAACCCCATCACCATCAATGGTCAACTGCCCGCCGCTGGCGCCAAGGCGCCAGCGTTCGACCTGGTGGGCAAGGGCCTGTCGAGCGTCACCCTCGAAAGCCTGAAGGGCAAGCGCAAGATCCTCAACATCTTCCCAAGCATCGACACGCCCACTTGCGCCACTTCCGTGCGCACCTTCAACAAGCAGGCCAGCGGCCTGAACAACACCGTCGTGCTGTGCATCTCGGCCGACCTGCCGTTTGCCCAGGACCGCTTCTGCGGTGCCGAAGGCCTGGAAAACGTCAGCAACCTGTCGACCTTCCGTGCGCCGACGTTCGCCAGCGACTATGGCGTGCAAATCACCAGCGGCGCCCTGCAAGGCCTGACTGCGCGTGCTGTGGTAGTACTCGACGAAGAGGATAAGGTCCTGCACAGCGAGCTGGTCGCCGAAATCGGCCAGGAGCCGAACTACGAGGCGGCGCTGGCGGTCCTGAAGTAA